The genomic window TGGTTGCCGCCCTCGATGATGATCTGCATCGCGCCCGCCAGGCCGGCCAGATCCCCCGTGCCCGAGTCCGGCACCACCGTCACGACCAGCTCAGGCACGCTGCGCGTGATCACCCCGCGATGCTGGAGGACGAACGTGCCGCTCCGGCCCAGGAGCGTCCCTCGCACCTCCTCCATCGCGACGTAGCCCGCCGAGCCCTTCACGGCCGACGTGAACGCCAGCATCTGACCCCGGCTGGTGCCGTCGAGATCGCCGCGGTACCGCTTCTCGATCGTCAGCCGGCCCAGGGTGGAGCCCGGCTCGGCCGGCTGGGGCGCGAGCGTGACCTCGAACCCACCGCGCGCGGTCGCACTCATCGCCCGGACCTCCGCTCCGGCGTATACGGAGCCTTGTGGTCGATGTCGCCCACGAAATACCCGAAGCCGCTGTGTCCCAGCATCTTCCGCACCGCCATGTCCTCGCCGATGTGGTACCAGTAGTGGTAGATCACCCGCTGCAGCAGGTTGCCGTACATCCGGTCCGTCTTCCTGCCGTCCAGAACCACGTACCGCCGCAGGGTCCTGGTGGTGAGCCCGTCGAGAAACCGGTCCGCGGCCTTCGTGATCCGGCGCCACGCCGCCCACATCTCCTTCGCCGGCGGCGTGCTGTGCGGCGAGCCGAAGGCGTACGTCTCCTGGATCCCGGGGAGCAGGTACTCCCCGGTCGGGAAGTAGATGAAGTAGCGCTGCTCCTGCCACGCGAGATGACCCACGGTCCAGCTGATGCTGTTCATCGGCATCACGCGCTTGCGGGCGTCGGCCTCCGGCACCTTCGAGATCGCGCGCCGGAACTCGGAGCGCGTGAACCGGAGCTGCAACACGAGCGGGTGCGGCACGGCTACGCTGCCGCCGGGCGCGTGCCCGTCCGCACGGCCGGTCCCCGCGGGCGACCCGCGCCGGCCCGGTCTTTCCACCACCACCACTTGAGCCGCTCGGGGTCCGGCCGCGCCGTGCTCGCGAAGTACACCGCGCAGCGGAACACGTACAGCACGCAGGGATCCTGCCGCTCCCCCCGCTGCTCGTTCAGTCGGCGATACAACCGCTCCGGATCCCGGCCCCGCAGGTCCGCAACCCGCCGGATGCCGAGCCCCCGCAAGTCCCGCGCGATGCTCGGCCCCACACCCGGGATGCGCTGGAGATCGTCACCCGCTGCTCGTCCCGCCATTCGCTCCCCCGTGATCTCGTCAGCCGACCGCCCCTCGAACCACGCCAACCCTCACGCGAATTGCGCGAACCCCACAACGTGACCGCCGGGTTCGCGCACGTAGACCTCCAGGCTCCCGTAGCTCGTCTTGTGCCGCGCCTTCAGG from Gemmatimonadales bacterium includes these protein-coding regions:
- a CDS encoding DinB family protein codes for the protein MPHPLVLQLRFTRSEFRRAISKVPEADARKRVMPMNSISWTVGHLAWQEQRYFIYFPTGEYLLPGIQETYAFGSPHSTPPAKEMWAAWRRITKAADRFLDGLTTRTLRRYVVLDGRKTDRMYGNLLQRVIYHYWYHIGEDMAVRKMLGHSGFGYFVGDIDHKAPYTPERRSGR
- a CDS encoding helix-hairpin-helix domain-containing protein, whose amino-acid sequence is MAGRAAGDDLQRIPGVGPSIARDLRGLGIRRVADLRGRDPERLYRRLNEQRGERQDPCVLYVFRCAVYFASTARPDPERLKWWWWKDRAGAGRPRGPAVRTGTRPAAA
- a CDS encoding DUF3224 domain-containing protein, with translation MSATARGGFEVTLAPQPAEPGSTLGRLTIEKRYRGDLDGTSRGQMLAFTSAVKGSAGYVAMEEVRGTLLGRSGTFVLQHRGVITRSVPELVVTVVPDSGTGDLAGLAGAMQIIIEGGNHSYLFDYTLPGTP